In bacterium, the genomic window AGAGCCGGTCCGATTTTCGGATCTTAACCTTTTTTACGCTTCTTGCCAAAATGATGATTTGCTGTCGGAGAAAAAGATTTTCTTTCAGCAACTGAGATTTATTTTTTGCAAGATCAGCAAATGAATCGAAAATGAGATTGAAATCGTTCAAGAGAGAACCCCTAAATGAAATTAGTCAGGACAAAGCCGGGGATTCTAACAAAGAAAAGCCTGAATGACAACAGAGCCTATGACTGGGCAAGCTTCGGCGATCAGGATTGAAGAAGGTCACTCCTTTCCATGGAGGCCCCATTCGAAATCTTCCGAAATGAACTTCCCCAACAGCCCTGACAAGCATGAGCCAAGGAGCTGTTGGCAAATGCTAAAAAGAAAGTTAGAATCACTAACGTACAGGTCCAACCATTGCGCTCCGCCGGGGAAGATCCTCCAAACACGGAGGTTCTATGGGGAAAAAAAGAAGACCCAGTTATCAGGAGCTTTACGAGGCAAAAGGCGATGCGCGGATTCGGTTTCTTACCGAGATCATCTTTCCTTTGATGGAAGAAAACCAAAAAATGACCAGTCAGAACTTTGAGGCATGCAAAGAGGTGTTGCTGTCCAATGCTCCGGCCGCAGATAAAATCTGGAGACGCGTTGTGGATAGATTTCGCTTAACAGAAAGAACCATTATTGAGAAACAAAAGAGAGAGCGAAAATCTCCGGAAGGATAGACGGACTTCAAGCGAAGAATGCTGAAAGGCTGAAATTCAGCATTGGTTTCAGCATTTTCAGTACTGAAAAGCATTTCTGACACGAACCATCTCGTCGAAAGTCCACGCGATTGTTGTTGGCATCAGGTTTGCTCTCTGCTGAAATCGGGAATCTGGTGAAGAAACCCTGAAGGGAGCGTTTTGAAGCCCCCGCCTCAACCGCTCCCTTGTTTTTTCAAACAGGAGTTTGTTGCTGTGATGAGAATCTTTTATACGACGGGTGAAGAGTTGAACGATCCACCACAATTCCTGGGCAACTTTAAGACTTTGGATGCGGCAGCGGTTGAAGCCTATCCTTTTCTAAAGGATTCGAGCGTTGTGCGGCTCTACGTTCGTTACTATGGATTCGGGGAAGCGGATTGGCCCAAAGATATGGATTGGCAGCTCAGGTACCTTCTAGTCAAACTATTAGCAAAGCCAAAGCTAGATTCCGGGACGAAAAGTTCCTTGACAGAAATGACCAAAAGTGATTAAGTATATGCCTTTCCAGGACGGGCGGGGAATAAACCGACCTGGGAAAGTGCGTGTTTTGCTGCGTAAGCCAACCGGCAATTCCAAATAAGAACAAAGACAAAAAGGGAACAACTCTGTAAACGCTATGTGGGAACAAATCAAAAAAACTCTCACCGATACAAAAGAAATCAAAAAGACTTTCGTTTCTGAAAAAAAACTTCTGCTTCAGAAATTGAAAGCGCACGAGTGGCAATCGCCTGCAGAAATGCAAACGATCCTTGAGGAATTTTCCAGTCAATCCAACCTGCTGCTCGAAGATGTGATCTGGATGGCTCTTGACATTGATCCGTTAAGAAAGTTTGCAGTAACGCTCATTCCAAAAATTAACGATCCGGAGAAAAACACAAAGATCATCTCCTTCTCAAAAGGAAAACCGCCAAAAGCAAAAGAGCTCCTGCTGGAATTGCTGGTTCAAATGAATCCCACAACTCTCCCGCGGCTGGTCCGCTTGTGGGCAAACAATAAAGACGAATACTTTCGAACGGTCGCGCTGGACATGCTTCCCCGTACCGATCCGGCCACCGCAATTCCCGTTGCCTCGATGCTCCTCTCGGACACTATTCCGGCCGTTCGTTTGAGAGCGCTGGCGTACTTATCATCCACCAGACAGCGCAATGCACTGTGGAATTGCACGGCCCTGCTGGAAGATCCGGAAGAAGAAATCCGCTATAAAGCGATGCTCGTTCTGCAGAATTTCACGGAGCCAAGATTGTTTTCCCTGTTACTCGAGCTCTATCAAAAGGAAGAAAGCAAGAAGATCCGGGATCTGGCGATTCAAGGACTGCTTCACCAGATCAAAGCATCACCTGAACGGTATGAAGATGAAATGCTTTTGTTCCTGAAAGAGAGCGATCCGGTGCTGCGAAAAATTCCGGGGCGAATGCTGACTCACGCTGATCCGAAAAGAATTCTGCGAAAATTCATCCTCGCTTTTTCCGATACGTTTGGCTGGGTGCGCGAGCGCGCTTTGCGATCCCTGAAAGAAGAAGGTGAGCCTTTCGCGGATGGAATCATCCAGTTGCTGGATGACCCGGATTCTCGCGTGCGGAGTCTGGCAGAGAACATCGCCGTTACGATCGAGCATCCGAAGATTGTTCCTACATTAATCGACATGCTTCAACGCGACGACTGGTGGCTTCGTTACTGTGCTGCGGAATGTCTGGCCCGTATCGGCGATTCGCGGGCGTTTCAGCCATTGCTCGAAATGCTGGAGTCGGACGATGACCGGTTGTTTGCAATCCAGGCGCTCGGTCTCATGAAGGATGTCAGAGCCATCGAGCATTTCGCGAACGTGCTCCCTTATGCCGGCCGTGAAGAACAACTGGAATTGCTGGAAGCGCTAAAGAACATTGCACATCCTGCGGGGATCCCGCTGCTAAAAGTGCTTTACGAAAAAGGCGCAGATTACGTTCGCGTCCGCGCGGCTTCTGTCATGAACGGCATCAGCGGGGCAAACCTGAATGGCCGGGCCAAAGACGCAGATGAAAAATTCGAGATCAACGAAATTTCTTCTCCAGGCATTGGCGATTTTTTACGTTACGCAATTTCCATCGGGGCATCCGATTTGCATCTCGCTGTTGGAGCCAAACCACGGGTTCGCGTTCACCGCACGCTCATTTCGCTGGATTTTCCGGAACTCTCGCAGGTCGACGTTCAGCGACTCGCGGTCGAAGGCATGTCCGGAAATCAACTCTCAACGCTCGCGAGTCAAAGGCACGTAGATTACTGTTTCAAGCATGAGCAGCTCGGAAGATTTCGAACAAATATTTTTCTGGAAAGGAATGGAATGCATGCGACTTTTCGAATCATTCCCAGATCCGTTCCGAGTTATGAGTCCGTTGGGATTCCGTCCAGCCTGAAATTTCTCACCTACCTGCATCAGGGCCTTGTTCTTGTGACCGGACCTTCGGGATGCGGAAAAACAACAACGCTTGCAGGGATGGTGGATCACATCAATGAAAACAGAAGCGTGCACGTGATTACGGTAGAAGATCCGATTGAATTCGTTCACACGAATAAGAAGTCGCTGATCAGTCAAAGAGAGCTTGGCAGTCATACCGGCACATTTACTGCGGCGCTGCGGTCTGCTCTTCGTGAGGACCCGGATGTTGTGCTGGTTGGTGAAATGAGGGATCTTGATACGATTCGAATGGCAATTACCGCTGCGGAAACGGGTCATCTGGTCCTTTCCACGCTCCATACGACTTCTGCGGCAAATTCGATCGATCGGGTGATCAGCTCCTTTCCTCCGCAAGAACAAACTCTGATTCGCACGATGTTATCGGAATCGCTAAAAGCTGTAATTTCACAGGTGCTGCTGCCGAATCCCGATAAGGATGGAGTTGTTCCGGCTTTCGAGATTCTGCTGGTCACTCCTGCAGTCGCCGCAATGATTCGCGATGGCAAAACATTTCAGATTCCCACCGTTCAGCAGACTAGATCCGATCTTGGAATGTGTCTGATGGATCAATCGCTGTTAAAACTTCTGGAACAGAAAAAAGTCGATCCGACTGCGGCTTTCGCGCGTGCGATAAACAAAGATCTGTTAGAGCCATTTCTTACGATATAGGAGGAAGATGAACGGCGCAGAAACGAGCAGAATTAACCGGTTGCTTGAGCTGATGAATGATCGCGGTGCATCGGACTTGCATCTTGCCGTGGGTGCTCCTCCGATTTTGCGAGTCTATGGAGATCTGGAACCGCTCCGGTATCGCGGTCTTTCGCCTGAAGATTTTGAGAGCTGGGTCAGGCCGGTTGCCTCGGACCTTTACTGGGAAGTCTGCAAGAAGAAAGGAGAAATTGATTTCGCTTATCACCTGGAAGGAGTCGGGCGGTTTCGCGTGAATCTTTTTAAACAGGAGCATGGATTGGGCGCGGTATTTCGAATCGTTCCTGACAAAGTGCTGACGATGCAAGAGCTGGGTCTGACGGAACAGGTGAGACGCTTTGCAGAAATGAGCCAGGGGCTTGTCTTGATTACGGGTCCAACCGGAAGTGGGAAGTCGACAACTCTTGCCGCAATGATCGATCACATCAACTGCACAAAAAACTTTCACATCATTACGATAGAAGATCCGATTGAGTTTGTGCATGAAAATAAGAAATCGTTGATCAGCCACCGGGAGCTCGGCAAACATGCTCACTCTTTCCCCGATGCTTTGAGGGCAGCGGTGCGCGAAGATCCGGATTGCATACTGGTCGGGGAACTGCGTGACCTCGATACGATCAGCACGGCCTTGCGAGCAGCGGAAACCGGGATACTGGTTTTTGGAACGCTGCACACGAACAGCGCCTCAAAAAGCGTGGATCGCATCATCGGAGCGTTTGCGCCGGAAGAACAGGAAGAGACGCGCATCGTCCTGAGCAGCGTTTTGAGAGGTATCATTTCGCAACAACTTCTAAAGCGAAAAGAGGGAGGACGGGTCGCGGCGCTCGAGATTTTGTTCTCTTCAGGCGCAGTTGCTTCCATGATTCGTGACAACAAAACTCCGATGATCAGCTCGTTGATCCAGACCGGAAAAAAACAGGGAATGATTTCCATGGATCAATGCCTGCAGGACTATGTGCTGCGGGATATCGTTAGCGCCGAAGAAGCTTTCGAGAAAGCATTGGACAAGGAAAGTTTTAAGACCTTTCTGAAAACAAACGGCTTGCCCGTATCCAGCAAAAACATCGAAGCGTCTTAGGAACGGCGTTTGCTCAGGCGTTCGTCGATGGAGAGTTTGCCGGCGCCTTCGAACAGAAAGACGAAGCCGGTGATTAGAATTGTGAGCGCTTGAAACATGCCTACAAGCGTATCGCCGCGGTGCGCTATGAAAAGTGCGGCAATAAAGTTGATAATGAGTGGAATCGAAGCCCATCTGATGAAGGCGCCCAGGAGCACGAGGACTCCACAAATAAATTGCACGTAAACCGAAACGACTGCTCCTAGCACCGGATAGGGAACGCCGTGCTTCGCAAGGAAGTGCTCGAATTCAACCATCCGTTCCCAACTGAAGATGTTATCCTGCACGCCGTAAATCAGGCGGGCTGCAATCAGTAGGCGCAATAAAAGGAGCCCGTAACCCTGAAATTTTTGCATGTCAACTGATTATGAAGTACGAAGTATAATGTAGCAAGCGAGGGTCATATGAGGGGGAAAATCGTCTGCTTATTTTTGCTTGTTCTGTTCGTGTCCTGTTCCGGCTCAAAGGGCGGTTCAAAAAAAGTTGATGAGAAATACAGGCCGCTGATCGAGCAGTTTGCAAATTCCATTGTGCAAAAGGATTACCAGTCCGCTTACAATTTGACGTCGCCCGCTTTGCAGAAGCTGTTGACGTATCAAGAGTTTGTGGAGAACTGGTCAGGCTACCGCGAAGGTTTTTCAGGTTTGAAAGTCGATTACAGGCCGGGAGATAATCCGCAGGAAAAGGCTGAATTCGTTCCGGAAGCGGATCGCGCCAGTCTTGTCGCGGAGATCACTCTTGCTTTCTCAGGAGTCCTGGAAGGGGAGCAAACCGAATTCTTTTGCACGACGTGGATTGTGGATGACGGAACGCCGTACATCAGCTCCTTCTATATAGAAGACTGATCTCGCAGCAGCAAACCGCCGCGATAAATAAAATACATTCCGATCATGAATAGAACGTGACAAAGATCGTTATGATTGAAATGCTTGTGAATGCTCCATTCCGACTGTTGAATCCAGAGTCCGGCAAACACGATCAGGCTACCCGCAAGAATCCAGCGCCCGACAAGCGGTCCGCCTGCATACATCTGGTACGCGAGTAAAACCGAGAGTGCCACGAAGAAAATTCCGATGCGGAGCTGTGACTGTTTCACCTTGATCGATGGCCGGTTCTGTTTTGCAATCCGGATCATCAGAAGCAAAAGCGGGATTTCGCAAACGACAAGCAACGCAAGACTGCCTGAGGAAGAGATGATTCCACCTGCAATGAAGAAGGCGAGCGTTAGAAGGATACACACACCGGTGATGCGCCAGAAGGATAAATGCGGTTTGTATCCGTGGAACAGTCCACCGCTCAACGCGGACAATCCCAGGAAAAGGAAGCCGGTCCCCCATAAATGAACGGATAACTGTCCGGTTTGGGCGCGAAACAGCAAAAAACCAAGAATGAAGAGTTCGGCGGCCAGCAGGAAATCGGTGATGGAGGTCGTCGGTTCGGATAGTTTCAGGTTCAAATAGTTATTGTAGAATAATCCTGCGTCAGGGGATGATGCGTATAACAACAGAAAGGGAGGAGTTTGTATGCGAAAAACTTTGTTAAGTCTATCACTTTTCATTTTCGTTTGTTCCGCCGTTGCTTTTGCTGATGAAGCGCCGACGCTTTACAAAAGACTTGGTGGATACGACGCGATCGCCGCTGTCACCGATTCCTTTATCGGGAAAATGGCAACCGACGAGAGGCTGAAAACATTCTTTGTGGGGCACAGTAAGGACAGTCTGGACAAAATTCGCCAGCATGTCGTCGATCAACTCTGCAACGCAACCGGCGGTCCGTGCAAATACACCGGCCGTGACATGAAGACTTCCCACACAGGACTCGGAATCACCAGCGCAGATTGGGACCTTGCCGTGAAATACCTGGTTGCGACACTCGATGAATTCAAAGTTCCACAGAAAGAGAAGGATGAGCTGCTCGCGATTGCATCGAGCCTGAAAAAGGATATTGTAGAGAAATAGTGGTAAGAGCGGGCGGGACGCCCGCGGTACACATGGAAAAGAGTCTTCAGGAAACGTACGCACCGCAGAATGCGTGTTTTGGCTGCGGGCCCGCCAACGATCAGGGTTTGCGGATCCGCAGCTTCGTTCGCGGGGATGAAGTTGTTGCCGAATGGAAGCCAAAATCTTATCATGAGGCTTTTCCCGGTGTTTTGAACGGAGGCATCATCGGAACTTTGTTGGATTGTCATTCGAACTGGGCCGCAACATGGCACTTGATGAAACAATCAGGCGCAGATCATCCCCCTTGCACCGTGACAGCCGATTACTCCATCAAATTGCTGCGCCCTGCTCCGAGCGATGTTCTCATTCAATTGAAGGCGCAGGTCGTGGAACTCAAAGAGGATCGCGCCATCGTGGAAGCGCAGTTAATCGCAAGTGAGAAAGTATGCGCAACGTGCCGCGGAACTTTTGTCGCCGTCAAACCTGGGCATCCGGCGTACCATAGATGGTAAATTACAAATTACAAACTACAAATTACAAAAAATGAAGAACGTGCGAAAAGTAAGTTTTGTCGTATTGTTTGGAGTGATGTCGTTATTGGGAGAAAGTGCGGTGAAATTTGATGCGGTGGAACACAAGAAGCAGATTGAAGAATGGCGGGCCACCCGGATCACGCGCTTAAAAAGTGAGGACGGCTGGCTGACTTTAATCGGGCTTTTCTGGCTTCAAGAAGGAGACAACCCTTTCGGCAGCGATCCTTCTAATAGAATAGTATTTCCGAAGGCGAAATCTCCTGCCAAAGCCGGGTCTCTCAAACTGGAAAAAGGAACCGTGCGATTGGAAGTGCAACCGGGCGTGCAAATCATAACCGGCGGGAAACCGGCTCAATCCATGGTGTTGAAATCCGATGCGTCCGAAGAGCCAACCAAACTTGATCTGGGATCGCTCCGGTTTTTCGTCATTGATCGCGGTGGAAAACTCGGAGTGCGCGTCCGTGATCGCGAACACCCCGCGCGCAGAACTTTTACGGGCACCGATTCGTATCCGATCGATGTGAAGTGGCGCATCGAAGCCAAGTTTGAGCCGCACAACAAAAAGATTCCGATCCTAAACATTCTGGGGATGGTGGAAGATACTCCTTCGCCGGGAACTCTGATTTTCCAGATTGGCGGAAAAATGTATCGTCTCGATGCGGTCTTAGAACAGGGCGAGACCGATCTGTTCATCATTTTTGGCGATCAAACCAATGGCAAAGAGACCTACGGCGCCGGACGTTATGTGTATACCGCCCCTCCCGGACCGGATGGGAAAGTGATTCTGGATTTCAATAAAGCGTATAACCCACCCTGCGTTTTTTCGAATTTTGCGACGTGCCCGCTACCGCCACCGCAAAATAAGCTCGCCGTTAGAATTGAGGCGGGCGAAAAGAAGTACGTTAGCGCAGAGCACAAGTAATACGCAGGCGGGACGCCCGCGCTACTTTGTTATGGATTGTTTGGTGAAGTACTCGACTTTTCGGAGGAGCTCTTCGAAGCCGAAAGGTTTTGAGATGTAGGCGTCGGCTCCCGCTTCCAAACCTTCCACGCGGCCGCCTTCCGTGGATTTTGCGGTGATCAAGATCACAGGAATTTGGTTCAACACAGGATCCGTTTTTACCTGCCTGCAAAAATCCAATCCATTCATTTCCGGCATCATCACATCGGTGATAATCAAGTCCGGCTTATCTTCGTGGACTTTTACCAGCGCTTCCATTCCGTTTTTCGCTTCGCTAATCGAATAAAATTCGCGCAATCCACCTTTCATCAGCTCGCGCAGGCTATCATTGTCTTCCACGATCAAAATTCTTCCCGAAATGGAGCTCGCAGCTTCTCTTGGTTGTTCGACCGGTTCGGTAATTCCCGCATCTTCCGATTCAAGCATCGAAAGCTCCATGCGGGCGCGCTGTGAAAGATCGAACGGCTTGTCTTCGAGAGCTCCTTCTGCAGCGGGCCTTCCCTTGGGTAGAATAATCGTGAATTCGGTCCCGACTTCCTGCTCGCTCCGCACTTGAATCGTTCCGCCATGAAGTGAAATCAGCTCTTTGACAAGAGAAAGGCCAAAGCGTGGCCGGCTCGGTTGCCGGTGAAATGGATCAAATAAAAAAGGCATGTCCTCTTCCGGAATCATATTCCCCGTATTTCGTATCCGGAGTCGAATGGAATCCTCATCGATCTCTTCATCCTGGGGAGCATCCGCCACGGCAATTAAAATCTTCCCCTGCTCCTGCGTGAACTTGAAAGCGTTCGACAGCAGGTGATACAACACTTCGGCGATCTTTTTTACATCCCAGAAAACCTCCATCTCTTCCACATCGGTGTCCAGCCGTAGATTGATCTTTTTCTTTTCGGCATACCACGCAACGGATTGGATGATCTCCCGCAGGAAACTGATCAACTCCTGCTTCCCTCTGACGATTTCCATTTTGCCCAATTGGAGATGGGATATGTCGTGGAATTGATCCATGCCTCGCACAAGCAATCGCGTGTTTCTCAACAGAAGTTCGAGCTGCTTGCGGGTTTTTGAATGTATCTTGCCATAACTGCCGGCGAGAATGTTTTCGAGCGATTCCATCGTGTTGATGAGGGGCGCTCGAAATTCCTGAGCCAGCTCGCTGAAAAATTGAATCTTTCTCGCCTGTTCGGTGCTAACGGTGGAAGCGATCTTTGAAATCTCCCTCTCCCGTTCCAGTTCGAACAGGACCCTGTCCGTTTTCGACCGTTCTTCCGCAAAGGCCGTTTCCGCTTTTTCTTTTAAGTCCGCGGATTGTTTTTGATACTCTTTTTTCAGGACATCCGAGTCGTGCACCCTTTGCTGTTGAGTTTTTTTTGAGAGAGCTTCCAGCTCGTCTTTCGAGCGTTTTTGAATTCTTCTGATTTGGATGAGCTGTGCCACAAGCAGAATAGTCAGTAGTACGATTACGACGACATAAATCTGACTATTTAGTTCAAACATCCACCCAGCCCTCGCCAAATCTTTGGTGCAGGGTTCCCATTATAGCGTACAAACGGGTTCCAGCATAGAAATTGTACGATTTGATAGTGTACGATTTGTACGTTGCGTGGATTTCCCCTCCTTATG contains:
- a CDS encoding PilT/PilU family type 4a pilus ATPase; this translates as MWEQIKKTLTDTKEIKKTFVSEKKLLLQKLKAHEWQSPAEMQTILEEFSSQSNLLLEDVIWMALDIDPLRKFAVTLIPKINDPEKNTKIISFSKGKPPKAKELLLELLVQMNPTTLPRLVRLWANNKDEYFRTVALDMLPRTDPATAIPVASMLLSDTIPAVRLRALAYLSSTRQRNALWNCTALLEDPEEEIRYKAMLVLQNFTEPRLFSLLLELYQKEESKKIRDLAIQGLLHQIKASPERYEDEMLLFLKESDPVLRKIPGRMLTHADPKRILRKFILAFSDTFGWVRERALRSLKEEGEPFADGIIQLLDDPDSRVRSLAENIAVTIEHPKIVPTLIDMLQRDDWWLRYCAAECLARIGDSRAFQPLLEMLESDDDRLFAIQALGLMKDVRAIEHFANVLPYAGREEQLELLEALKNIAHPAGIPLLKVLYEKGADYVRVRAASVMNGISGANLNGRAKDADEKFEINEISSPGIGDFLRYAISIGASDLHLAVGAKPRVRVHRTLISLDFPELSQVDVQRLAVEGMSGNQLSTLASQRHVDYCFKHEQLGRFRTNIFLERNGMHATFRIIPRSVPSYESVGIPSSLKFLTYLHQGLVLVTGPSGCGKTTTLAGMVDHINENRSVHVITVEDPIEFVHTNKKSLISQRELGSHTGTFTAALRSALREDPDVVLVGEMRDLDTIRMAITAAETGHLVLSTLHTTSAANSIDRVISSFPPQEQTLIRTMLSESLKAVISQVLLPNPDKDGVVPAFEILLVTPAVAAMIRDGKTFQIPTVQQTRSDLGMCLMDQSLLKLLEQKKVDPTAAFARAINKDLLEPFLTI
- a CDS encoding type IV pilus twitching motility protein PilT, which translates into the protein MNDRGASDLHLAVGAPPILRVYGDLEPLRYRGLSPEDFESWVRPVASDLYWEVCKKKGEIDFAYHLEGVGRFRVNLFKQEHGLGAVFRIVPDKVLTMQELGLTEQVRRFAEMSQGLVLITGPTGSGKSTTLAAMIDHINCTKNFHIITIEDPIEFVHENKKSLISHRELGKHAHSFPDALRAAVREDPDCILVGELRDLDTISTALRAAETGILVFGTLHTNSASKSVDRIIGAFAPEEQEETRIVLSSVLRGIISQQLLKRKEGGRVAALEILFSSGAVASMIRDNKTPMISSLIQTGKKQGMISMDQCLQDYVLRDIVSAEEAFEKALDKESFKTFLKTNGLPVSSKNIEAS
- a CDS encoding DoxX family protein codes for the protein MQKFQGYGLLLLRLLIAARLIYGVQDNIFSWERMVEFEHFLAKHGVPYPVLGAVVSVYVQFICGVLVLLGAFIRWASIPLIINFIAALFIAHRGDTLVGMFQALTILITGFVFLFEGAGKLSIDERLSKRRS
- a CDS encoding DUF3887 domain-containing protein, with product MRGKIVCLFLLVLFVSCSGSKGGSKKVDEKYRPLIEQFANSIVQKDYQSAYNLTSPALQKLLTYQEFVENWSGYREGFSGLKVDYRPGDNPQEKAEFVPEADRASLVAEITLAFSGVLEGEQTEFFCTTWIVDDGTPYISSFYIED
- a CDS encoding group 1 truncated hemoglobin: MRKTLLSLSLFIFVCSAVAFADEAPTLYKRLGGYDAIAAVTDSFIGKMATDERLKTFFVGHSKDSLDKIRQHVVDQLCNATGGPCKYTGRDMKTSHTGLGITSADWDLAVKYLVATLDEFKVPQKEKDELLAIASSLKKDIVEK
- a CDS encoding PaaI family thioesterase gives rise to the protein MEKSLQETYAPQNACFGCGPANDQGLRIRSFVRGDEVVAEWKPKSYHEAFPGVLNGGIIGTLLDCHSNWAATWHLMKQSGADHPPCTVTADYSIKLLRPAPSDVLIQLKAQVVELKEDRAIVEAQLIASEKVCATCRGTFVAVKPGHPAYHRW
- a CDS encoding DUF1684 domain-containing protein; the encoded protein is MKNVRKVSFVVLFGVMSLLGESAVKFDAVEHKKQIEEWRATRITRLKSEDGWLTLIGLFWLQEGDNPFGSDPSNRIVFPKAKSPAKAGSLKLEKGTVRLEVQPGVQIITGGKPAQSMVLKSDASEEPTKLDLGSLRFFVIDRGGKLGVRVRDREHPARRTFTGTDSYPIDVKWRIEAKFEPHNKKIPILNILGMVEDTPSPGTLIFQIGGKMYRLDAVLEQGETDLFIIFGDQTNGKETYGAGRYVYTAPPGPDGKVILDFNKAYNPPCVFSNFATCPLPPPQNKLAVRIEAGEKKYVSAEHK
- a CDS encoding hybrid sensor histidine kinase/response regulator; this encodes MFELNSQIYVVVIVLLTILLVAQLIQIRRIQKRSKDELEALSKKTQQQRVHDSDVLKKEYQKQSADLKEKAETAFAEERSKTDRVLFELEREREISKIASTVSTEQARKIQFFSELAQEFRAPLINTMESLENILAGSYGKIHSKTRKQLELLLRNTRLLVRGMDQFHDISHLQLGKMEIVRGKQELISFLREIIQSVAWYAEKKKINLRLDTDVEEMEVFWDVKKIAEVLYHLLSNAFKFTQEQGKILIAVADAPQDEEIDEDSIRLRIRNTGNMIPEEDMPFLFDPFHRQPSRPRFGLSLVKELISLHGGTIQVRSEQEVGTEFTIILPKGRPAAEGALEDKPFDLSQRARMELSMLESEDAGITEPVEQPREAASSISGRILIVEDNDSLRELMKGGLREFYSISEAKNGMEALVKVHEDKPDLIITDVMMPEMNGLDFCRQVKTDPVLNQIPVILITAKSTEGGRVEGLEAGADAYISKPFGFEELLRKVEYFTKQSITK